TTCGGCCATGCGCGTCGAATCCATTCCGATGAAGGTTGCCGCCCCCAGCAAGGCGACGATGGCGACGCCCGCCACGAGCCCGAGCGAATCCGATTTGCCCTTGCGCTGCGTGACGGCAGGAAAGGCATTGCGGCTGGCAAGGTCTATGACTTCGGCCGATTCCTGCTCGCGCGGATCGACGTCGTTCGCGGCACCGCCCTGCTTGCGGGCGGGCAGTCGCATGGCGAGGCGCATCACCTGTTCTCCCTTGCCTGAGCCAGCGCGGCCTGGCCGCGCGACGTTTCGGGCCGTACCGGCCCGGTGTTGGTCAAAATTGCACTGTCATTGCCCGAGCGCAGCACGATTTCGCGCGGAACCCCGTCGACGACGATCGTATCGCCGCGCACGGTGAAGTTGACCGGCCCCTCCGTCCCCTCGTGGTCCTTGACCAGAATGGCCGGGACCGAGCGACCGGCAGGCCATGTCAGGAAAGTCGCATTGCCATCGTCATACGTCCGTTCGGGCAAGAGGCCCCGATCGCCCTGCCCGTCCCACGCGAAGTTGAGTTCCGCCGGGTCGACGACGGCATAAGGATCGCTCGCCGCCGCCATCTCGACCGCGTTCGGACCCTGGGCCAACATCGGTTCTTCGTCCTCCGGCTCTTCGGGATAGGTGAAGCGCAGGACGTAAAGCGGATTGGCCCGTGGGCTGGCCACCAGATCGAACAGATATGTATGCTTGTTCGTTACCACCGTCATATTGGTCTTGGCGGTCGGCGAAAGCGGCTTGATAAACAACAGGTTCGCACGCTTGTTGGGCGTGACCTGCCAGGCTTCGGAATCGCCGATGGCGACATTTTCGATCAATTCGTCTTCGCCGAACTGGATCGTGGCCTGGACTTTGGTCCGGCCTTCGATCGTCACCACTCGCGCGGGATCGTATAGCTGTTCGACCAGACGGGAATCCTGCGCCAGCACGGGCGAGGAAGCCAGTACTGCGAGAGCGAGCGCGGATAGGGCCACGCGGTTCATTTCGACTTCTCCGAAGTTCTTTTCTGCGGTGCGCGGAAACGACTGCCGATTCCGCTCGTGCGCGACTGCGACGGGCTGAGCGGCTGCACCTGCGCATTGCCCGACGATGTGACGACCCGCGTTTCGCGCGTCGCGATGGAGGACGGCCCGGTATCGTTGGCGGCGACGGTCGCGGGCACTGCGGCGACTGCCACGCGCCGTGCGGACGAGTGCGAGACTGCCGCCGGAGCCACCTGCCGTGCAGCCGGTGCCGACGACTGCGCCGGCGCGGCTGTGGCCGCGCGTTCGCCCCGTTCTGGTGCGTCCTGCTGTGCCAGGCCAAATACCTTCCAGCCGGCCACCATGGTGCCTGCGACCTTGATCACCATGATCATCAGCGCAACATGCACCGCACCGATCAGGAAGAAGGCCATCGCGGCCTGCGGCTCGACCTGGCCCGGGCTGGCCGAGAGCGTGGCGAGGATAGGCACGGCCAGTTCCAGCATCACACCGCCGCCGAGCACTGCGAACAATGGGGTCAGCGCCAGCATGACGACACCCTTCAACCAGCCGGTGAACAGGCCGCGAGTGCCGTTGAACAGCGCCATGACGACGAAGATCGGGCCCAGCGCGACCAGCACCGCCAGCCCGATCCGCGCCGTCACCAGTACACCGACAGTGCCCAGAAGGAACAGCATCGCCCCCATCCACAGAATACCCGCGGGCGAAAAGGCGCCAATGTCCTCCTGCCCCTCGGTCGCCTGCTGCACGGCGATGAACACGACGTCGATCTTCTGCGCGAACACCTCGGTCGCCGAACCGTCGGAGCCCGCCAGAACGGTGGCGAGCCAGTCCGGCGCGCCGATCGCCAGGTTCCACACCACGCTTTGATAAGCGACCCAGCTGGTGGCGAACGTCACCACCAGACCCAAAGTGATCATCCGCGGCGTAAGCGACCTTACGCCCAGGTTCGTGCGCCCCATCAGCAGCGCGATGGCGAACAGCGCCACGAACAGCGTCAGGGCGATCGTCAGGACGGAAGTCAGCGCTCCGCCCGGCGCGAACAGCCGGCCGAATGCCTGCGCCGTGAACTCGCCGGCAGTACAGTCCACCGCGCGCAACGCAGCGGCGACCCCATTGCCGGCTTCCGCGGCGGCGCTCTGGCAGGCAGCGCTCATTCGGCAGCGAGGCGGAAGGGTATGTCCCCTTGCGCCATCTCGTCGTCTGTCGCCTCATTGCCGCCGGGCCAGCCGTGCCCGGTAAGGGCCGGATACCACTCCGCCGGATCGTCCCCGACCGCGGCCCGCAACAGGTCGAGCCGCCGGACCGAGCTTTCGCGTCCCGAAAGGATCGTCAGCACTTCCGGCGCGCCCGAAAGATCGAGCCGTACGACCACACTCGCGTCAGGCTGGCGCACCAGGAAGCACCGGCTGTGGGCAGGCAAGCTGCGGATCAGGGCGAGTTCGTGACTGGTCAGGCCAAACCCGTCGCAATAATCCTCCGCCCGTGCGCGCGAATTGGGCATGAACACCATTGTCGCGGTCTGCTCCACCAATGCGGTGGAAATGCGGCTCTCCAGCGCGTCGCGCGCGCTCTGGGTCGCGAACCCGACCAGTGCGTTGCGTTTGCGGAGCGTCTTGAGCCAGTCGCGAATACGCGCGGCAAAGACCGGATCGTCGAGCGCCTTCCAGCCCTCGTCGATCAGGATCATGGTCGGCTTGCCGTCCAGCCGCTCCTCGATCCGGTGGAAGAGGTACATCATCACGGGCGTGCGCAGCTTGGGATTTTCAAGCAGCGCGGTCATGTCGAAGCCGAGCACTCGGTTGGTCAGATCCAGCCGGTCATCGGCATTGTCGAACAGCCAGCCGTGCTCCCCTTCCCCGATCCAGGCCGAAAGCCGGTCGGCGAGATCGCCCGCCTCGGGGCGCCGCGCGCCCGAGAGCAATTCCCTGAAATGGCGCAACCGGCGCAGCGATGGATCGTTGCCGTATGCCGCATCGACCGCCTGGCTGATCGTTGCCAGTTCTTCCGGCCCTTCGCCTTTCAGCAGAACGCCCAGCCAGTCGCGCAGAAAGGCCCGATTTACGGGCGTATCGGGCAATGCAAGGGGGTTGAACCCGGTCGGTTCGCCGGCGTTGATCCGGTCGTAACGACCACCGATCCCGCGAATGAAAAGCTCGCCCCCGCGATCCTTGTCGAACAGGATCGTGCGCGGTTTGAATTTCTGCGCCTGGGCAGCGAGGAAGTTCATCACCACCGTCTTGCCCGAGCCCGAGGGTCCGATGACCGAAAAATTGCCCAGGTCGCCGCTGTGAAAGTTGAAGAAGAACGGCGTAGAGCTGGTGGTCTGGAGCAGCGTCACCGCTTCGCCCCAGTGGTTGCCCTGCGCCTGGCCCAGCGCCATCCCGTGGAGCGACCCGAAGCCGGCCATATTGGCCGAAGAGATCATCGCCCGGCGCACGATATACTGTTCGTTCCCGGGGAACTGGGCCCAGAACGCCGGTTCGAGGTTGGTATCCTCGCGCACGGCGATCGCTCCGGTATCGGCCAGGGCCGCCGCGCATGACGCGGTCGCCTCGTCCAGTCGGGCAAGATCGCGTTCGCGCACCAGCACCGTGAGATGATGGTCACCGAACCCGACCGCTCCGTTGCCGAGGGCGTCGCGTGCGGCCAGCATGTCGGCGCGTTCCGCCGCAGCCTCTTCGTCCGCCGAACGCAGGCGGCGCAGGGCAAGATCCATTCGCTCACGCGCGGTTTGCCGTTCGGTCGGCGCATAGCTTTCCGACACGACCATTTCGCACGGCAGCCGCAGCAGGGAATCCAGCAGGCCGGGAGAAGTGGCGTCGGGATATTCCTTGAGGCTCAGCATTGCGGCGAAGTCCGGCGCGCCCGATCCGCGCAGTTCCATCGCATCGAGGCCAAAACTGGCGCGGCGATAAGGAAGCATCTGGCCGATATCGGTGTCTTCGCCAGGTCGGCGCACCGGCCGCATCTCGCCGTTATAGAGCGCGCTCAACAGTTCGAGCAGTTCGTTATTGGCCTTGCCCTCGGACCCTTCATAATCGCCGAGCACAGCCGCACCGTAAGCCTGCAGCGCCGCGACAAGCCCGGTTACTGCGGCCTTGAGTGCCCGGACATCCTTGGGATCGGCCTCGATCTCCTTGCGTCCCTTGCGGTTCCACATCTTGGCCGCACGTTCGGCAAGGCCAGCCTTGCCGCGCGCCGGCCGCCGGATGAGCGTGACGAACTGGTCGTTGACGAACAGCGCCCCCGATCCCAGCCGTTCCTTCCACCGCGCGTCGATGTGCTGGCTGAGGGGATCGTCGAATTCGGCATCCAGCTCGACCTCGACCCGCCGCCGGACCACATGATGATACATGACGAACCGCGCATCGAGCGTGGACCGCAGAACAACCTCGCGCGTGGCGGCGTGGGCATTCAGCGCATCGCTGTCCTCGGTTTCGAACAGAAGGCCCGGGACCTGGAGCGCCGTCATGACCGATCCGTCGCGCAGCAGGGCCGTGCTCTCGTCGATCAGGCGGGCATAGGGCAGGCGGTCGCCGGCGCGGGCTTCCTTCGCGCTCCAGGCGGCAGCTCCGATCCAATTGCTCATAATCGTATCGACCCCTTTCAGGTCATCACGCCGCGTAGCTGTTGCAGCCCCAGCGTTTGAAATTCTTCACGCGCGGGCACTTGCTGACCTTCGTGATCCAAAGATCGAACACGCGCGGTTCACGCAGGCAGGCGAAATAGCCAACCCCGTGGATCACCAGTGCGGCGGGCAAGGCGAGGAAGCTGCCCGTGATCAGGAACAGCTCCGTCGTCACCGCCGCGTTGATGATGAAATAATTGTACGTCACCCCCGCGAACATCTGCGGCCGGGTGAGCGCGCGATGGACGGGATGGCGGACGAGATGTTCCACATCAGCCCCCGGCGGCCTGCTGGATGCCGGCAACGATCGAAGCTGCGCCAAACAGAATGAAGCACCCGATGATGACCGTGGCCCCGAAACGCCAGTTCATCCGCCCCGTGAGCATCAGAAACCCGACCGCGGCGACCGCCATCACGGCGACGGCGGTGGCGACATTGCCCAGCAGCGTCCCCTGAAGCCAGCCGAGCGCGGCAACGATCGGGCCGGACCCTTGCGGATCGGCCACCTGCTGCGCCAGCGCAGCGGTAGGGCTCAGAAACAGGGGCAGAGCAGCAAGACGGGTAAACGATCGCATTGAGTATCAATCCTCGCGGGAATGGTTGGAAAGGCGGCCCATGATCGCCGCCACGTAGTTTTTCGTTTCGCGGATATTGGGGATACCGCGGGCCCGCTCGACCCGGCCCGGCCCGGCGTTATACGCCGCCAGCGCCTTTTCCAGGTCGCCATCGAAACGATCGATCTGCGCACGCAGATACCGCGCGCCGCCTTCGAGGTTGGCGAAAGGATCGCCGGGGTCGACCCCCAGCTCGCGCGCGGTCCCCGGCATGAGCTGGGCAAGGCCCCGCGCACCTACCGGTGACACCGCGTCGGGCCGCCAGCGGCTTTCCTGCCACACCAGGGCTTCTATCAATGCGGGGCTGAGATCGAACCGGCGAGCCAGCTCGTGAACCTTGGCGGCATAAGTGCTGGGGATCGCCGCGGAATGCCGCGCCGGATCGGCCACTGCACGGGTAGGCAAGGGGTAATCAGCCGCAAGCTCGACCAGCTCGGCCCCATCATTGGCGACAATCTGCGTTGGATCGACGGAATCGGCAGCGCTCGGCGCGCCGGCAATCCAGCGCGCACCCTTGCCTGCATCGATTTCCATGACGTCGGCCCGAACCGGGCTCGCCGTCCACGCTAGACATGCCGCAATGGCGAGCAGTGGCGACCGCTTGAGAATCATCGAACCCTCCGTCCATCTGCATTGCGCACCGTACATGACAGGTTGGTGACAGCAAGTTGGATAGAATCAGGCATCTACGTCATGCTTGCCTGCGAATGGCGGCAATGCGTGCAGCTTACCTGAAAAGAGGCGGACGAGCCACTGAGGCGTTTTTCACGTATCCTTCGGCGCGGAAGCGGGACCTTCCGCGCCGTTGAAGTATCAGCGCATGGTAACCCGGCTCGCGTTCGAAGGAGCGAACTCGCCGCGCTCAAGCATCCGCAATGCCCGGCGGGCAAGATCGCGGGAATCGATCCAGTCCCCACCGGCAACTTCGAGGCGCAGAGCCGTTTCGCTGCGGGCAGCCGAACGGAACAGATCGCGCGCTTCCTGCTCGCGCCCTGCCCGCGCATAGGCAATACCAAGGTTGATCAACCGCGCAGGATCGTCTGCCTCCGTGTCGCTCGCCTCTTCCAGCACCGCGATCGCCGCCTGATTACGATTTGCGACAAGCTCATCGTAAGCCACGTCGGTCGAGGCTCCGGCCTGCGTCGTCAGGACCAGACCTACGATCATAGAACCAATAGCCATTATCTCTCTCCACTTTCGACTAACAGGAGGGAGAATGCGCGTGGCCCGTGCGCACTGCAACTAAAATGTCATACTGTCATTATTCTGTAACTGTTGGCGCGATGCCCGATGATTTTGCCATACTTGACATATTGTAGTCGTATGGTTGTCGTTTAATATAAACACCCTCCTTGCAAAGAAAGTGTCACGCCACGGTCCTACTCGGCAGATCGCGATCTCGAATTCGCGACCAATCGATTCTCGGTTTTTTGAGGGGACCGCTCGCTGTGAAAACCATTCAACGTTCTATCGTTCTCGGCTGCGGCCTGGCCATCCTGGCCGGCTGCGGTGCCGACGAGATTTCTTCGCCGGGCACTGGCGGCAATGTGATCATCAATCCGCCCGCAACGCCCCCGCCGCCTCCGCCGCCCCCCCCGCCGCCGCCCGCGACCGTTTCGCCGGCCGCAGGCTGCCCGACGATCGCCGACCCGCAGGGTCTGCTCGACGGCGGCACGATCAGCGGCCCGACCGGCGAATACCGCATCTGCGAACTGCCCGAGCGCTTCAACGCGTCCTCGACCCTGCCCTATGTCGAAGGGCTCCTGTACTTCATGGACGGCCGCGTGGACGTCGGCACCGATGGCGGCCCGACCGCTTCCAACGCTGATACGGACGTGACCCTGACGATCGAACCGGGCGCCATGTTCTACGCCACGGGTTCCTCGTTCCTGATGGTCAACCGCGGCAACCAGATCAATGCGGTCGGCACCGAGGACATGCCGATCATCTTTACCAGCCGCGACAACGTGCTGGGGATCAACGGTGAGAACTCGTCCGGCCAGTGGGGCGGCGTTGTTCTTGCTGGACGCGCTCCGATTACCGATTGTTCAGGCCCCAACACCACGCCGGGCACCGTGAACTGCGAGCGCCAGGTCGAAGGTGCCACAGACACTGCGCTGTACGGCGGTGCTACCGACAATGACAGCTCGGGCACTATGAGCTACGTGCAGATCCGCTATTCGGGCTTCGTCCTTTCGGGTAACAACGAACTGCAATCGCTGACCACCGGCGGCACGGGCACCGGCACCGAGCTGAGCCACATCATGAGCTACAACAGCTCCGACGACGGTGTGGAATTCTTCGGCGGCCACGTGAACCTGAAGAACCTGATCGTGGTCGGGGCGGAAGACGACGCGCTCGACACCGACACCGGCGTAAAGGCGAACATGCAGTACGTGATCGCGATCAGCCGCGCCAACGCCGGCGACACAATCATCGAAGCGGATTCGACCAACACCAATATCGAGAACACGCCGCGTCAGAACACGCAGATCTCGAACGCGACGTTCATCTATAACGGCGCCGTTCGCGACCAGGCGATCCGCATTCGCGGTGGTGCTGACTATGCGATCGTAAACTCGGTGCTGGTCGACGCGACCGGTTCCACCCCGTGCATCCGCATCGACGACACCGAAACCACCCGTGCGGCCAATGGCGGTCTCGACGATGTCGGCCCGCCGGTGTTCAATTCGTTCGTAATGGATTGCGCCACCGGGTTCCGCAACGGCAGCAACGGCGTTTCGGCGGCTGACGCCCAGGCGATCTACGATGCCGGCACGAACAACAACGCCGGTTTCACCAGCACCCTGGCGATGACTTTCGTCAACGGAGCCAACGAAAGCGGCGTGACGGCGTTCGACCCGACCGCGCTGTCGAGCTTCTTCGACAACGCCAACTACATCGGCGCGGTGCGCGACGATGCCGACACCTGGTACGCGGGCTGGACCTGCAACTCGGCGACGGCGAACTTCGGGACCAACACCGGAGATTGCACCTCGCTGCCGATCTACTGATCGGGCGATGAAGGGGGGAGGTGCCTCGCTTTTCGGCGGGCCGCCTCCCCACCCATTTTCGGGCCCTGTGCCCGCCGCACGTTTTTCGGACTTCTAGACGAAGGGGGCTTCCCATCATGTCCACCGGCAAGCAGTTGGCGGGGCTGCTTTTGCTCACCACCGCTCTCACTTTCCCTGGTGCCGCTCTGGCGCAAGGCACCGTTGGCTCTCCCGATACGGGCGCCGACGCAGCTTCTGCATCAGAGAACGAGGCGGAGCCGGCCGACCAGGCCGGCGACGTCGAAAGGCCCGCGGACGAAGCGGAGATATCCATTCCCGGCGGTGGCGGCGAGATCATCGTCACGGGCCGCCGCACGCGCGACGTAACGCGCAGCTCGACCCAAGTCGTTTCGGTGCTCACCAGCGAACAGATCGCGCGCACCGGCGAAGGCGACATTGCGGGCGCCCTGGGCCGCGTGACCGGCCTTTCGGTACAGGGACAGGGCTTCGTGTATGTTCGCGGCCTGGGCGATCGCTATTCGCTCGCGCTGCTGAACGGGATGCCGCTCCCCAGCCCGCAGCCCCTGAGCCGCGTGGTACCGCTGGACCTCTTCCCGACCGACGTGGTCGCGTCCAGCTTCGTTCAGAAGACGTATTCCGCCAATTTCCCCGGCGAGTTCGGCGGCGGTGTCATCAACCTGACGACGCGCGCCATTCCCGATGAGAGCTTCATCAAGATCAGCGCCGGCATAAGCGGCGACGAGCAAACCACCTTTTCGACCGGAAACGACTACTACGGTTCCGATTTCGACTGGTTCGGGTTCGATGACGGCACCCGCGATACCCCGCCCGCCCTGCGCGATTTCTTCGCCAGCGGTCTGCGGATGAGCGATCTGGAGGTCGATCAGCAAGCGATCGCGAAACAGCTCGGCAATCCGAACCTGGTGGTGACGCAGAAGGTCGAAGAACTTCCGGTGAACTGGTCGGCAGGCCTCACCGCCGGCACGTCCTTCCCGATCTTCGGCGATGGGCAGTTCGGCGTCGTCGCCACCGCCGGCATCAGCAACAAGTGGCGCAACCGCTCGATCATCTCGCAGACCGCGATCAACACAGACCTCGACCTCAGCACCGATTTCCGCGATTTCGTGACCGACAACCGGATGCTGGTGAACGGACTGCTCGGCTTCGGGCTCGAAGTGGACGACCATCGCATCCGCTGGACCAACCTCTATATTCGCGACTCGTTGAAGCAGACGCGGCATTCGCTCGGCGACGATCTTCTCGATGGCGATACCCAGTTCATCCAGGATACCGCCTGGTACGAACGGCAGCTGCTCGACAGCCAGCTGGTCGCCGAATTGAAGTTCGGCGATCTCGATGTCGACTTGCGCGGCGGATACGCGGAGACGCGCCGTGAAGCGCCCTATGAATACAGCTTCACGTATGTCCGCACGAACAACGAGAACGACCCGCTGGGCGATCTGTTCATCAACTCGCTCGACCGGCAGCGGGGCAGCGCTTCGGTCGCGTTCTCCCAACTCAAGGAAGAACTGTGGTACGGCGGGATCGACGTCGGGTACGCCCTGACCGACTGGCTGCGCCTTACCGCGGGCTACGCCTATACCGATACCGATCGCTACTCCGAGCGCAGGGAATTCCTGTTCGATGCGGATTCCGGGTTCGAAGACGCCGTCGGCGCACTCCGCCCCGATCTTCTCCTCGGCGATGCGATCATCGATTACTACGACATCGGTCTGATCGAGAGCACGCAATCCGATCCAGCATTTGCGGCCGGGCTCGAAATTCATGCCGGATATGTGCAGACGCGCTTCAATCCGATCCAGGGTCTGACGCTCGATCTGGGCGTCAGGTACGAAGAGGCGACACAGCAGGTCAATCCGGTAGAAGTCTTTGCCGCGCCGACGAACTCGGGCAGTTCGACGCTGCTCGAAAACGATTACTATCTGCCGGCCGGCACGCTGACGTGGGAACTGACCGATTCGCTTCAGGCGCGGGTCAGCGCCTCGAAGACCATCGCCCGCCCGCAGTTTCGTGAGTTGATCTTCCAGACATATTACGACCCGGAAACCGGACGCCAGTTCAACGGCAATCCGTTCCTGATCGACAGCGAGCTGACGAACTACGAAGGGCGGCTCGAATACTACTTCGGCCAGGGCAACCGCGTTTCGATCGCCGGGTTCTACAAGGAAATCGAGAACCCAATCGAAATCTACTCATCGTTCTCCGACAACGTTCAGGTGGCCAGCTTCGCCAATGCGCCAAGCGCCACCCTGGCCGGGGCGGAGCTGGAGTTTCAGTACAACTACGACCTGCTCGATTGGGGTGGCTGGTTCGAAACCAAGCGGATCGTGACGGTGGCGAACTACACCTATACCGACTCCCAGATCGACGTTGCGCCAGACGACGTGACGCTGATCTTCCCGGGCGGCGAACGACCGGCGACAGACTATTTCCGCGACGGCGTGCCGCTGACGGGCCAGTCGGATCACCTGCTCAACCTCCAGTTCGGACTGGAAGATCTGGACCGACTGCAGCAGTTCACCATGCTGTTTTCCTACGCCAGCGAGCGGGTCACTGCCCGCGGCACCAGCTCGCTTCCCGATATCGTGGAAGATCCGGGGCTGCGGGTGGATTTCGTCTATCGGCAGGAACTGGACCTGTTCCGCGTTCCCGTCGAACTCAAGCTGGAAGCGCGCAATATCTTCGGGCGCGACCACTACGAATTCCAGTCCAACGGGACCAACCGCATCGAAATCAATACATACGAAGTCGGCCAGAGTTTCGCGCTGTCGCTATCGACCGAATTCTGACCCCGAGCCACTGGCCATCAAACGGAAAGGCCGCCCTCGTCGGGGCGGCCTTTTCATTTGCAGCGGTGCAGTAGATTCAGACGACGTCGTAAACGTAGCCCAGCGATCGAACGGTGCGCAGCGGACTGTCCGCGCCCGCCGTGCGGAGCGCGCGGCGCAAGCGGCCGACCCACACGTCGACAGTCCGCTCGTCGATCGGCGGTTCCAGTTTGCCCAGCCCCGCAATCAGTTCGGCCCGTGACAGAACCTGGTTGGGGTTTTCGGCGAAGAAGCGCAGCAGGCGAAATTCGTTGGGCCGCAACTGGATCGGGCGCCCGGCCCAGCGAGCTTGCAGCGCAGCCATGTCGATCGCCAGTTCCCCGACTTCCAGCCGCTGCGCCGAATGGCGTCGCTGCTGATGCGATTGCAGGGCCAGCACACGATCCAGCACGGTACGGCGATCCAGCGGACCAATCATGTAATCGTCCGCCCCCGCCCGCAACGCGCGTCGCCGATCGTCGATATCGTCGTTTTCGAGCACCATCGTGACATGCGCATCGGCCGTGCGAGCATCGGCGCGAAGGCGACGACACATCTCCAGCCCGGCAAGATCGTCCATCACCCAGTCGATGAAGGCCCACATCGGACCTTCCAGAAGCTGGCGCGGCCCGTCGGGATACAGCCGCGCGAACACGAAGCGTGTCCCGTCGTGCTCCAGTTCCTCGATCGTGTCGGCAATGTCAGCCGTTAGAAATATGTTGATGACGCCCACGCCCGGCTGTCCCCTTTGTTCGGGGATGAAGTGCCGCGCTCTTATGACGGGTTGGTGACATAACCTTGTCGTTTCACGCCGCCACGGCCGAATTGTCGCGATCTGCGGTCGCAAGCGATCCACAACCCGAAAACCACCCCGAAATCGCCACGCCCTCACATTGTGATGTGTCGATACACTTGCAGAATCACATCGTGATGTGTATCTCACCCGGCATGTCGGACCTAAGCGCAAAAACGATCAAGCAGAAGATCCAGGATCTGGTGTCTTCAGGGAACATGTCTCGCGCAGGTATCGCGCGTGCGGCTGGGCTGCACGCCAATACCCTGCGCGATTGCGGGGAGGAAGGCTGGAATCCGACTTCCGAAACGCTCGACAAGCTGGCCACCTTTCTCCGCGAAAACGATGACCGGCCGGTTCTGGCAACGATCGAGGAGATTATCGACGAAGCGCGCAATGGGCGCATGTTCGTGCTGGTCGACGATGAGGATCGCGAGAACGAAGGCGATCTGGTCATCCCCGCGCAGATGACCACCCCGGCGGCGATCAACTTCATGGCCAGCCACGGCAAGGGCCTGATCTGCCTTTCGCTCGATCGCAAGCGGGTCGAGCGGCTCGGGCTGGAACCGATGAGCCGGAACAATCGCGAATCGATGCAGACCGCCTTCACCGTGTCGATCGAGGCGCGCGAAGGCGTGACGACCGGCATTTCCGCCGCTGACCGGGCGCGCACGATCGC
The nucleotide sequence above comes from Pelagerythrobacter marensis. Encoded proteins:
- a CDS encoding response regulator transcription factor — protein: MGVINIFLTADIADTIEELEHDGTRFVFARLYPDGPRQLLEGPMWAFIDWVMDDLAGLEMCRRLRADARTADAHVTMVLENDDIDDRRRALRAGADDYMIGPLDRRTVLDRVLALQSHQQRRHSAQRLEVGELAIDMAALQARWAGRPIQLRPNEFRLLRFFAENPNQVLSRAELIAGLGKLEPPIDERTVDVWVGRLRRALRTAGADSPLRTVRSLGYVYDVV